From a single Micromonospora sp. WMMD1102 genomic region:
- a CDS encoding ricin-type beta-trefoil lectin domain protein has product MTDHAFRRFLRPGAVATLGLVLAASGTVVSAPAAALAEPAPVRQPTPVGRLGETERAAAEARATGQSVEVGSATTATTRTVANPDGTFTMDVAPRPVRVERDGGWVALDPTLRRNPDGSYSPAATPNDLVLSGGGTDPFALITNGDSELGLRFPSRLPTPTVSGATATYPAVLPGVDLVVTANEQGGFAHALVIKNATAAADPAVRNLTLPLVTRNATVRTQPDGSLAAEDGYGRTVFSAPAPEIWDSGSTPAGARTADASRAGAPERSTPTEPGPGAKRAAVTARVSGDALTLSPDPSLLADPAVRYPLYLDPAWNANSTAPTRNAWTYVDSSRKDNSYWNNSGRARVGYNGWESPYYIGRSYFQFPVASALWGANIISATLQTKSVWSANNSNSFWFTVYRVGVINSSTTWNRQPTRYEELDTRQLAGNWRSDGSENPKQHDFNVLGLIKSAASGKWSTATLGLINDQEGNRDAWRKFQNNPTISITFNSIPRTPDRYATSPSVPCNSNPVGQIGNTSVTFSANLSDPDGAQTQLEGQFSIVNETTGVTVASPKVTVSNNKVASVTLPAGQFTDGQRYAWYVKAYDGKDTSPATPTCRFVFNSRQPAPPAVSSTAYPDGTTGAPVGTAGSFTFTPPAGTDPPISYVYSLNTAPPATVPQSYGPFRGGTLLPAQPDNAATTVSITPRRFGPNILYVYAINGAGNPGPVSSYRFSTDAPTAPAPPGDFTGDGRPDHLSVGTVFRPGAWLYAAADGTGKVETAVQVGTDGPGGAGSTGALVDWTGSTVSPLDLNGDGAQDLLVRLPRSDADGNVHVLPGAGDGSAFDPVDRIRIQLPRVDGEAGNQVVDQIVASPWPSITGSPLPDLYVVVGDVLYLYPPGFPPGAYDSPIVLSTGWTGRTITAAAVGANPALFARTNSTGRLELLTGDTATGTPAGVTGGPVTVYATSGFDSASTPVIDGTDVNRDGRPDLWTNRGHSSVEGRLNTGSNTLAAPVANPTGARGLLRSAMAGAFCLDNKGGASTDRNIIWAYSCNAGTNSQVWQVVGDGTVRIAGKCLDVTGNGTANKTLVQLYTCAGTTGQRWQPGPNGSLVNPSSGRCLDAPTPLGNGAQLYIHDCHGGQNQDWRLDGSGIGLVRSMFAGKCLDNDRGVLANGNRVQIWDCNGGDTSQIWSMLGDGRIRIATYCLDVASYATANKSPVHLYACQAGAATNQEWRIGPNFSLVNPVSGRCLDVPGSDTTNGTGLWIHDCNGTNAQRWMPST; this is encoded by the coding sequence ATGACTGACCATGCCTTCAGACGCTTTCTTCGACCAGGCGCCGTAGCCACCCTGGGCCTCGTACTGGCCGCCTCCGGGACGGTGGTGTCCGCACCGGCCGCCGCGCTGGCGGAGCCGGCGCCGGTCCGCCAGCCGACCCCGGTCGGCCGGCTCGGCGAGACGGAGCGGGCCGCCGCCGAGGCCAGAGCGACCGGCCAGTCGGTCGAGGTCGGCTCGGCGACCACCGCCACCACCCGGACCGTCGCCAACCCGGACGGCACCTTCACGATGGACGTCGCGCCGCGACCCGTACGCGTCGAGCGGGACGGCGGATGGGTGGCGCTCGACCCGACCCTGCGGCGCAACCCCGACGGGAGCTACAGCCCGGCCGCCACCCCGAACGACCTGGTGCTCTCCGGCGGCGGCACCGACCCGTTCGCGCTGATCACCAACGGCGACAGCGAACTCGGCCTGCGGTTCCCGTCCCGGCTGCCGACGCCGACGGTCTCCGGCGCCACCGCGACCTACCCGGCGGTGCTGCCCGGGGTCGACCTGGTGGTCACCGCCAACGAACAGGGCGGCTTCGCACACGCGCTGGTGATCAAGAACGCGACGGCCGCCGCCGACCCGGCGGTCCGGAATCTCACCCTGCCGCTCGTCACCCGCAACGCGACGGTACGCACCCAGCCCGACGGGAGCCTGGCCGCCGAGGACGGGTACGGCCGCACCGTGTTCAGCGCCCCCGCCCCGGAGATCTGGGACTCCGGCAGCACTCCGGCCGGCGCGCGGACGGCCGACGCGAGCCGGGCCGGCGCGCCGGAGCGGTCCACCCCGACCGAACCCGGCCCGGGTGCGAAACGCGCCGCGGTCACCGCCCGGGTCAGCGGCGACGCGCTCACCCTCTCGCCGGACCCGAGCCTGCTCGCCGACCCGGCCGTGCGCTACCCGCTCTATCTGGACCCGGCCTGGAACGCCAACTCGACCGCACCGACCCGCAACGCGTGGACGTACGTCGACAGCTCCCGCAAGGACAACTCGTACTGGAACAACTCCGGGCGGGCCCGGGTCGGCTACAACGGCTGGGAGTCGCCGTACTACATCGGCCGGTCGTACTTCCAGTTCCCGGTGGCGAGCGCGCTCTGGGGCGCCAACATCATCAGCGCCACCCTCCAGACGAAGTCGGTCTGGTCGGCCAACAACAGCAACTCGTTCTGGTTCACCGTCTACCGGGTCGGCGTGATCAACAGCTCGACGACCTGGAACCGGCAGCCCACCCGGTACGAGGAGTTGGACACCCGGCAGCTCGCCGGCAACTGGCGCAGCGACGGCAGCGAGAACCCGAAGCAGCACGACTTCAACGTGCTCGGCCTGATCAAGAGCGCCGCCTCCGGCAAGTGGTCCACCGCCACCCTCGGCCTGATCAACGACCAGGAGGGCAACCGGGACGCCTGGCGGAAGTTCCAGAACAACCCGACCATCTCCATCACCTTCAACTCGATCCCGCGTACCCCGGACCGCTACGCCACCAGCCCGTCGGTGCCGTGCAACAGCAACCCGGTGGGGCAGATCGGCAACACCTCGGTGACCTTCTCGGCGAACCTCTCCGACCCCGACGGCGCCCAGACCCAGCTCGAGGGCCAGTTCAGCATCGTCAACGAGACCACCGGCGTGACGGTCGCCTCGCCCAAGGTCACGGTCAGCAACAACAAGGTCGCCTCGGTCACGCTGCCGGCCGGCCAGTTCACCGACGGGCAGCGGTACGCCTGGTACGTGAAGGCGTACGACGGCAAGGACACCAGCCCGGCGACCCCGACCTGCCGGTTCGTCTTCAACAGCCGGCAACCGGCGCCACCGGCGGTCAGCTCGACGGCGTACCCGGACGGGACCACCGGGGCGCCGGTCGGCACCGCCGGCAGCTTCACCTTCACCCCGCCGGCCGGCACCGACCCGCCGATCAGCTACGTCTACAGCCTGAACACCGCGCCACCGGCGACGGTGCCGCAGTCCTACGGCCCGTTCCGGGGCGGCACCCTGCTGCCAGCGCAGCCGGACAACGCCGCCACCACGGTCAGCATCACGCCCCGCCGGTTCGGCCCGAACATCCTGTACGTCTACGCCATCAACGGCGCCGGCAACCCCGGCCCGGTCAGCAGCTACCGGTTCAGCACCGACGCGCCGACCGCACCCGCCCCACCGGGTGACTTCACCGGGGACGGCCGTCCCGACCACCTCTCGGTCGGCACCGTCTTCCGGCCCGGGGCGTGGCTGTACGCCGCCGCCGACGGCACCGGAAAAGTGGAGACCGCGGTCCAGGTCGGCACGGACGGGCCCGGCGGTGCCGGCAGCACCGGCGCGCTCGTCGACTGGACCGGTTCGACGGTCAGCCCGCTGGACCTGAACGGCGACGGTGCCCAGGACCTGCTGGTACGGCTGCCACGCAGTGACGCCGACGGCAACGTGCACGTGCTGCCCGGTGCCGGCGACGGCAGCGCGTTCGATCCGGTGGACCGGATCCGGATCCAGCTGCCCCGGGTCGACGGCGAGGCCGGCAACCAGGTCGTCGACCAGATCGTCGCGTCGCCCTGGCCCAGCATCACCGGCTCGCCGCTGCCGGACCTGTACGTGGTCGTCGGCGACGTCCTCTACCTCTATCCGCCGGGCTTCCCGCCCGGGGCGTACGACTCGCCGATCGTGCTCAGCACCGGCTGGACCGGCCGGACCATCACCGCCGCCGCGGTCGGGGCCAACCCGGCGCTCTTCGCCCGGACCAACAGCACCGGGCGGCTGGAGCTGCTCACCGGGGACACCGCCACCGGCACCCCGGCCGGGGTCACCGGCGGCCCGGTCACCGTCTACGCCACCAGCGGCTTCGACTCGGCGTCGACCCCGGTCATCGACGGCACCGACGTCAACCGGGACGGCCGGCCGGACCTCTGGACCAACCGCGGCCACAGCTCCGTCGAGGGCCGGCTGAACACCGGCAGCAACACCCTGGCCGCGCCGGTGGCCAACCCGACCGGCGCCAGGGGCCTGCTCCGGTCCGCGATGGCCGGCGCGTTCTGCCTGGACAACAAGGGCGGTGCCAGCACCGACCGCAACATCATCTGGGCGTACTCGTGCAACGCCGGAACCAACTCGCAGGTCTGGCAGGTCGTCGGCGACGGTACCGTCCGGATCGCCGGCAAGTGCCTGGACGTGACCGGCAACGGCACCGCGAACAAGACCCTGGTGCAGCTCTACACCTGTGCCGGCACCACCGGGCAGCGCTGGCAGCCCGGCCCGAACGGGTCGCTCGTGAACCCCTCCTCCGGCCGCTGCCTGGACGCGCCGACACCGCTCGGCAACGGCGCCCAGCTGTACATCCACGACTGCCACGGCGGGCAGAACCAGGACTGGCGGCTGGACGGCAGCGGGATCGGGCTGGTCCGGTCGATGTTCGCCGGCAAGTGCCTGGACAACGACCGGGGCGTCCTGGCGAACGGCAACCGGGTGCAGATCTGGGACTGCAACGGCGGCGACACGTCGCAGATCTGGTCGATGCTCGGCGACGGGCGGATCCGGATCGCGACGTACTGTCTCGACGTCGCCAGCTACGCCACCGCCAACAAGTCACCGGTGCACCTGTACGCCTGCCAGGCGGGGGCGGCCACCAACCAGGAGTGGCGGATCGGGCCGAACTTCAGCCTGGTCAACCCGGTGTCGGGGCGCTGCCTGGACGTGCCGGGCTCGGACACCACGAACGGCACCGGACTGTGGATCCACGACTGCAACGGCACCAACGCGCAGCGCTGGATGCCGTCGACCTGA
- the rph gene encoding ribonuclease PH produces MARPDGRQPDQLRPVTLTRRWSIHPEGSVLVEFGDTRVLCTASVTEGVPRWRKGSGLGWVTAEYSMLPRSTTTRSDRESVRGKVGGRTHEISRLVGRSLRACIDLKALGENSIVLDCDVLQADGGTRTAAITGAYVALHDAVNWLADRKALAGKPAKVMHRSVAAVSVGVLEGEPRLDLNYVEDVAAEVDMNVVCTGTGDFVEVQGTGEAGVFARDQLDALLDLGVAGCAELTEAQRKALAG; encoded by the coding sequence ATGGCGCGACCTGACGGGCGGCAGCCCGACCAACTCCGACCGGTGACCCTGACCCGACGCTGGAGCATCCATCCGGAGGGATCCGTCCTCGTCGAGTTCGGCGACACCCGGGTGCTCTGCACGGCCAGCGTCACCGAGGGGGTGCCGCGCTGGCGCAAGGGCTCCGGCCTGGGCTGGGTCACCGCCGAGTATTCGATGCTGCCCCGCTCCACCACCACCCGGTCCGACCGGGAGAGCGTCCGGGGCAAGGTCGGCGGCCGTACCCACGAGATCTCCCGGCTGGTCGGCCGGAGCCTGCGGGCCTGCATCGACCTGAAGGCGCTCGGCGAGAACTCGATCGTGCTGGACTGCGACGTGCTCCAGGCCGACGGCGGCACCCGGACCGCGGCCATCACCGGGGCGTACGTCGCGCTGCACGACGCGGTGAACTGGCTGGCCGACCGGAAGGCACTGGCCGGCAAGCCGGCGAAGGTGATGCACCGGTCGGTGGCGGCGGTGAGCGTCGGCGTGCTGGAGGGCGAGCCGAGGCTGGACCTGAACTACGTCGAGGACGTGGCGGCCGAGGTGGACATGAACGTGGTCTGCACCGGCACCGGGGACTTCGTCGAGGTGCAGGGGACCGGCGAGGCCGGCGTCTTCGCCCGGGACCAGCTCGATGCGCTGCTCGACCTCGGGGTGGCCGGCTGCGCCGAGTTGACCGAGGCCCAGCGGAAGGCGCTGGCCGGATGA
- a CDS encoding MBL fold metallo-hydrolase, with the protein MRLTILGCAGSFPGPESACSAYLVEADGFRLLLDFGSGSLSALQRYVGLKAVDAILLTHLHGDHILDAIPYIVVRRYAPDGPYPALPVYAPSGAPDRLASAYSLDEGVLDDVYTFYGLQPGTFPIGPFSVTVDRVNHPVETYGVRLEHGGRSLCYSSDTAPCESLLRLAHRADIFLCEASYLDGVENPPDLHLTGREAGEIATKAEVGRLLLTHLVAAWGSEAVTHEAALGAFAGPVEIVRPGARYDI; encoded by the coding sequence ATGCGATTGACCATTCTCGGCTGCGCGGGCAGTTTTCCGGGCCCCGAATCGGCCTGTTCCGCCTATCTGGTCGAGGCCGACGGCTTCCGCCTGCTGCTCGACTTCGGCTCCGGTTCGCTCTCCGCCCTCCAGCGCTACGTCGGGCTCAAGGCGGTCGACGCGATCCTGCTGACCCACCTGCACGGCGACCACATCCTCGACGCGATCCCCTACATCGTGGTGCGCCGGTACGCCCCGGACGGCCCCTACCCAGCCCTCCCGGTGTACGCCCCGAGCGGCGCACCGGACCGGCTGGCCAGCGCGTACAGCCTGGACGAGGGGGTGCTGGACGACGTCTACACCTTCTACGGCCTGCAACCCGGGACGTTTCCGATCGGGCCGTTCTCGGTCACCGTCGACCGGGTCAACCATCCGGTGGAGACCTACGGGGTCCGGCTGGAGCACGGTGGCCGATCCCTCTGCTACTCCTCCGACACCGCCCCCTGCGAGTCGCTGCTCCGGCTGGCCCACCGCGCCGACATCTTCCTCTGCGAGGCCAGCTATCTGGACGGGGTGGAGAACCCGCCGGACCTGCACCTGACCGGGCGCGAGGCGGGCGAGATCGCCACCAAGGCGGAGGTCGGCCGGCTGCTCCTGACCCACCTGGTCGCCGCCTGGGGCAGCGAGGCGGTGACCCACGAGGCGGCCCTGGGCGCGTTCGCCGGCCCGGTCGAGATCGTCCGTCCAGGCGCCCGCTACGACATCTAG
- the rdgB gene encoding RdgB/HAM1 family non-canonical purine NTP pyrophosphatase translates to MTRVLLATRNAKKLTELQRILDQALGARRVELVGLADVEQYQEVPETGLTFGENALLKAREGVKWTNLPTIADDSGLAVDALNGMPGVFSARWSGRHGDDRANLELVLAQISDVPDEYRGGAFVCAAALVLPGGKEHLVDGRQAGRLLRAPRGEGGFGYDPIFLADGQDRTNAELSPAEKDAISHRGKALRALAKVMARTLNVN, encoded by the coding sequence ATGACCCGGGTACTGCTGGCGACCCGCAACGCCAAGAAGCTGACCGAACTACAGCGGATCCTCGACCAGGCCCTCGGGGCACGGCGGGTCGAACTGGTCGGGCTGGCCGACGTCGAGCAGTACCAGGAGGTCCCGGAGACCGGGTTGACCTTCGGGGAGAACGCGCTGCTCAAGGCGCGCGAGGGCGTCAAGTGGACCAACCTGCCGACGATCGCCGACGACTCCGGGCTGGCGGTGGACGCCCTGAACGGCATGCCCGGGGTGTTCAGCGCCCGCTGGTCCGGCCGGCACGGCGACGACCGGGCCAACCTGGAGCTGGTACTCGCCCAGATTTCGGACGTGCCGGACGAGTACCGGGGCGGCGCCTTCGTCTGCGCGGCCGCCCTGGTGCTGCCCGGCGGCAAGGAGCACCTGGTCGACGGCCGGCAGGCCGGGCGGCTGCTCCGGGCACCCCGGGGTGAGGGTGGCTTCGGCTACGACCCGATCTTCCTCGCCGACGGGCAGGACCGGACCAACGCCGAGCTCTCCCCGGCGGAGAAGGACGCGATCAGCCACCGGGGTAAGGCGTTGCGGGCCCTGGCCAAGGTGATGGCCAGGACCCTCAACGTGAACTAG